One Glandiceps talaboti chromosome 20, keGlaTala1.1, whole genome shotgun sequence genomic region harbors:
- the LOC144450655 gene encoding SOSS complex subunit B2-like, which yields MMSQGPDIPYTFIKDIRPSQKNLNVIFIMLDIGRPTTTKDGHEVRSCKVADKTGSINISIWDSVGDLIQPGDIIRLTRGYASMWKGCLTLYTGRGGELHRIGDFCMVFSEVPNMSDPNPELVAQNQAKVMKADQRSNSPTQLPMDDNMSTTAAGTMAPGRGGFLGGGNNSGPPSQQFKPGNGTGMDSHSQPPSHRGRGSRGGNSMDSHRGRRGR from the exons ATGATGTCACAAGGTCCGGATATACCATACACTTTTATCAAAGACATAAGACCAAGTCAAAAGAACCTCAACGTTATTTTCATTATGCTCGACATAG GTCGTCCAACCACAACTAAAGATGGCCATGAGGTCCGTTCCTGTAAAGTGGCTGATAAAACTGGTTCTATCAATATCTCAATATGGGATTCAGTTGGAGACTTGATACAACCTGGTGATATCATACGTCTAACAAGAGG GTATGCCTCTATGTGGAAGGGATGTCTTACACTCTACACTGGAAGAGGTGGTGAACTTCATAGAATTGGAGA ctTTTGTATGGTGTTCTCTGAAGTACCTAATATGAGTGATCCTAATCCAGAATTAGTAGCACAGAATCAAGCCAAAGTA ATGAAGGCAGATCAACGAAGCAACTCCCCAACACAGTTACCCATGGATGACAACATGTCCACAACAGCAGCTGGTACAATGGCACCAGGCAGAGGTGGCTTTCTAGGAGGTG GAAATAACAGTGGTCCACCATCACAACAATTCAAACCTGGGAATGGTACAGGAATGGACTCACATTCACAGCCACCAAGTCACAGAGGACGGGGTAGTAGAGGTGGGAATAGTATGGACTCACATCGTGGTAGAAGGGGAAGATAG